One genomic window of bacterium includes the following:
- a CDS encoding DUF4255 domain-containing protein, with the protein MANSSSIPAVGKTILGLLEDHCPDSLLESPKFELQQPAHYGDGMSEGFSLLLYRVSVNATLRNLPSRRGVDGRRLRPSLPLDLHYVLTPWAKSADTQQVLLGWAMRFLEDRSILPAGIINSYLPGVFRQDEAIELVCDSLPLQEYFNLWDKLKTKMQVSATYVARMVLLDSECEVAESPAVQTREFQVGEPLQA; encoded by the coding sequence ATGGCAAACAGTTCCTCGATCCCCGCGGTCGGGAAGACCATCCTCGGGCTGCTCGAGGACCATTGTCCGGACTCGCTGCTCGAAAGCCCGAAGTTCGAGCTGCAGCAGCCCGCACACTATGGCGACGGAATGAGCGAAGGCTTCTCACTGCTGCTCTATCGGGTGAGCGTCAACGCGACGTTGCGCAACCTCCCGTCGCGGCGTGGCGTCGACGGCCGGCGGCTGCGCCCGTCTCTGCCACTGGATCTGCACTATGTGCTTACACCTTGGGCAAAGAGCGCTGACACCCAACAGGTGCTGCTGGGCTGGGCCATGCGGTTTCTTGAGGACCGCTCGATTCTGCCTGCAGGGATCATCAACTCCTATCTCCCGGGTGTCTTCCGGCAGGATGAAGCGATTGAACTCGTGTGCGACAGCCTCCCGCTTCAGGAGTACTTCAACCTCTGGGACAAGCTCAAGACCAAGATGCAGGTCTCGGCGACCTACGTGGCTCGTATGGTTCTGCTGGATTCGGAGTGCGAGGTCGCCGAGTCACCGGCGGTGCAGACCCGCGAGTTCCAGGTCGGGGAGCCTCTTCAGGCATGA